The genomic DNA TCATTCGCACCGAGGCCTCGCCCTGAGCGGCTGCACTCTCCGCGAATGCAAGCACGTCTTCATTGTTACCCGAGCGCGCCAGACGACTTCGCACGACCTCGACATTTACCACCAGACCGTTCAGAGCGTTCCGCGACTCGTGTACAGAGCGTCGCGCGATAGTCCGAAGCTGCGGGCCGCAGTCCGATGCGGCGCGCGGACCGAGGTCAGTCACTTAGGTCGGCGTCGTCGGGCGCCGCCGCCACGACGGCGATGTCCTCGTGGGGTTGCGGTTTGTGCTGGATCACGGGCGTCACGAATCGCGATACGATGTCCTTCGTGCCCCCTACTGCAAGCTGGGTGAAGAGAAACTCGAATTTGCGGTCGTAGGCTTCCGCCAGTGTTCGCTTCGCTTCCGCGGGCAAATCCCAGAAGCGTCTCTTGAACGGGCCAAGCGCCTTCTTTCGCGTCTTGTAGTAGAACTGCTCATCCGAATCGGCCGGTTTGCGCTCATCCTTGGCGTTCTCCCCGAGCCACGCGTAAATCTCGTCGCGCAGCTCGGCCGGCAGCTGATCGTACAGCATCGTCTGGAAATTCGTCGCCAGGTGAATCTCGGCTGTCTCCGTACGCGGGAAGTTGTGGAAAGCCGCGTCGGGCAGTGTCGAGGCCCCGTGCTGCACCGCTCCGGCCAGTCCGTAGCGTTCGCGGGCGACAGTCGACAGAAGCTCGAGGGTGCCGAAATCGATCTGCACGTCGGCGATCGTGCCGTCGGCGAGCACGACTCCCCCGTGGGTCGTTCCCGACTGCACGCTGATCTTGGACAGGCCTGGCGCATGCGGCGCAAGCTTCTTCAGCGTGCGGTTGAAACCGTCCATGTACGCGTGGAGCTCCTCGACCGTGCTGTTCTCGGTTCCCACTTCCCCAATCTCGCCGCCGAGCGAGATCGTCATTCCTTCCGGCTGCAGGTCGCGGATGAAAGTGGCGATGTCGGCCGCCTGCTCGTAGTTCGTTTTCTGCTGCTGGTCGAGATCGGGCTTCGAGAGGTCTACGAGCGTGGAAGTATCGATGTCGATGTTGTAGAACCCAGCCGCGACAGCCTCCTGCGCAAGCTGCTTCACTGCGTTCACTTCGCCGCCCGGATCCGTCGCGAACTTCTTGACGCTTACCTGAAAGTGGTCGCCCTGAATGAAGACCGGTCCGCGAAATCCTTCGCGAAGTGCCGCCGCCAGAATCACCGCGACGTACTCTGGCGGCCTTTGCCCGGTGTACGCGATCTCCGAACGGGCGATCTCACAGATGAATGCTCCCGCCTGGAGCTTGTTGGCAGTGCGGAAGATCGAGCGAGCTGTGTCGTAGCTCATGCCGCGGACGTTGATTGCGGGAACAGTGAATCCGCCCGCTTCGCCGCGGCCGCGCGCGATGTACAAATCGTGAATCGACGAGGGGACTACGCCGACGCTCTGGCCTATCTCCCAGATCAGCCAGCGGGCGTTGTCGCGGCTGTCCTGGTCGCCGAACACCGCGGCATAGGCAAGGCGGTCCATCGCCGGGGATGCGATCGCGGATTCATCGTCGATCGAGATCGTGCCGTCGGTGACTGTCACCGCTCCATCCATTATCTGAATCTGTTCAATCATCGTGTCGGAAAGTTGACGTGAAATGCCGCCGGTGCAAAGGCCTCAAACGCTCCATCGCGGATCGGGCTTGGGTAATGACTCCCATTCTCTTTTCGCCGCATCAGCTCCCGGGCGTCCGAGCAGCGCGTAGGCGAACTGCTTGCCCAGCTCCACGCCGGGCTGATTGAATGCATCGATGCCATAAAGCTCACCCGCGAATGCGGTCGCCACCTCGAAGAGCATCATGAGCCCGCCGACATGATGTGCATCGACCTTGTCCACATGAATCGTGAGGTTTGGGCGTCCCCGTTTAGCCAGCGCGCCCGCCGTTGCCCTCTGCTCGACGTCGATCAGCTCGCCAAGAGAGTGTCCGCCAAGATATCCGAGCTCCTTCACGTCTGCGAAGGTCCTTGGGATTTCGAGATCGACGGCGCGATCCGCGACAGTGATGAAAGTCACTGTCTTGTTTTTTGGACCTTCCATGAAGAGCTGAACCTGACTGTGCTGGTCGGTGGCTCCAAGGGCAGCAAGCGGCGTGGAGCCGACCGAGCCGCCGCTGGAGGTATGCTTGCCCAGGCTCTCCGCCCACAGCTGTACGAACCACGCCGCAAAGTCGCGCAACGGATCCGAGTAAGGCATGAGGACGCTGATCGCCTTGCCGTGGCGCGTGTCGGAAAGCCATTGCAGCACAGCGTAAATCCCTGCGGGATTTCGCATGAGCTCTACGGCGGCGCAGCGGTCAGCCATCTCTTTCGCGCCGGCCAGAAGCGCTGAGATGTCGATTCCAATGAGAGCCGCTGGGAGCGTTCCCACGGGAGTGAGGACGCTGAAGCGCCCTCCCACGTTTGCCGGAATGTCGAGTGCCGGAATCCCGCGCTGTGCTGCCAGCGGCCGAAGCGCGCCCTGCGCCGGATCGGTGACGAACACGAAGTGCCCGGCCGGCGGCAGTCCAGCTTGTGTGATCCGATCGTCGACGATCATGTATTGCGACATGGTCTCGGCCGTGCCGCCCGACTTGGACGTGACGATGAACAGCGTACGCGAGAGATCGAGCCGCTCGAGTAGAGCCGCAATCGTCTCAGGGTCCACATTGTCCAGCACCTGGAGCCGTGGAAAGCCACCGCGAGCTTCCGTGGAGAGCATGTTCCAGCCGCTTGGACGAAGCGCAGTTCTAAGCGCGATCGGCCCCAGCGCGGAGCCGCCGATTCCGAGGATGACGACGTCGTCATAGCGTCCCCGCGCGCGCTCCGCGAACTCGAGCGGCTGATCTCGAAGGGCGCTGTCGGTCGCGATATCTACGAAGCCCACTGTTCCTGAGGAGCGGAGACGCGCGAAACCAGTGTATGCGTCGGCAAAGTGCGCAGCGCTTTCCTGCCACTCGCTCTCTGGAATTCCGCCAACAGCCTCGCCGATCATGTTCGAGTACTCGATGCGAATCGTCATATCTCTCAGTCGATGCGTACAGTCAGACCGTCGAAGGCCGGCGTGATTCCTCGGGGAAGCTCGGCCTCCAGATCGGCGTGGAAGTTGTCATGTGTGAGGTGGGTGAGGTAGGTGCGCTCGGCGCCGATACTCTTCGCCGCTTCCACCGCTTCAGGTATGCTCAGGTGCGTCGGATGACCCGTGCGGAAAAGCGCATTGATCACGAGCACGCGCGCGCCCGTGAAGACAGCGATGGCGTCCGATGGGATCGCCTTTGCGTCCGTGACGTACGCGAGCGGGCCGATGCGATATCCGAAAACGGGAACCGGTCCATGCGGAAGGGCGACCGGTACGACGTCGACGTCGGCGATTCTCACGCGCTCGCGGTCGGCGAGCGGAATGGCCCGCCCCTCTGGCTTCGACGTTCCGGGAAGCGCGCGCACGCTCTCATCGAAAATGTAGGCGAAGCGGCGTGCGAGCCGCGCCAGTGAATCCGCGGGACCATACATGTCGAGTGGTGCATCACGGCGATTGGAGATCGAGCGAATGTCGTCGAGGCCATGCGTGTGGTCTGCGTGATCGTGCGTGAACAGCACGGCGTCGACACGATCGATGCCGGCAGTGATGAGCTGCATTCGCAGCTCGGGGGGCGTGTCCAGCAGTAGTCGCGCTCCCTGATCGGTCTCCACCACTGCACCGACTCTGCTGCGCTTGTCACGCGGATCGGGCGAATGGCAGACAGGACACCGGCATCCGATCTGTGGCACGCCGAAGCTCGTTCCCGTGCCGAGAAAGGTCAGCTTCATCCGGACTTCCGGCTCAGATTGTCTCGACCTTGAGCAGGTTCGTAGTGCCCGGCATGTCGAACGGAACTCCGGCAGTGACGATGATGCGATCGCCCGGCGTGGCGAGCTGCCGCTCGACCACAGCCTGCTTCGCCCGCTGCATCATCTCGTCGTAGCTGTCGCAGTGGGGCACGAGCACCGGGATCACGCCCCACACGAGTGAAAGCTGGCGATACGTGCGCGCCTGATCCGTCAGCACAAGAATCGAAACGCCGGGCCGATGTGACGCGACCACGCGCGCCGAGAAACCGCTCTTGGTGAAAACCACTACGAGTGGCGCTCCCAGCATATCGACGGCCGCGGACGTTGCAGCCGCGATCGCGACTTCCGTCGGAACGACGTCCACAGCGGTGCTGGGCTGGGCACGAGCGCGAGTCTTTGGAGGAGGATGCTTCTCCACCTCCGCGATGATTCTCGTCATCGCTTCCACGGCCAGCCGCGGATAAGCGCCTGCCGCAGTCTCCGCCGAGAGCATCACCGCGTCGGTACCGTCGAGTATCGCGTTGGCGACGTCGCTCGCTTCCGCGCGAGTGGGTCGCGGGTGCTCCACCATCGACTCGAGCATTTGCGTTGCCGTGATGACCGGCCGGCCCATCCGGTTTGCCAGGCTGATGATCCGCTTCTGAGCGCCGGGAACCTCCTCGAACGGCAGCTCCACGCCGAGATCCCCGCGAGCGACCATGACCCCGTCGGCTGTCTGAAGGATGCTCTCGATGTTCGCCAGCGCGACATCCTTCTCGATTTTCGCAATTATCAGCAGCTCCTTCGGCACCATCGCGCGAAGCTCATCGATGTCCCGCGCGCGACGCACGAAGCTCAGCGCCAGATAGTCGAGTGACTGGTCGATGGCAAATCGGATATCAGCTTCGTCCTTTTCGGTGATGGATGGGGCTGACACCTGCACGCCGGGCAGGTTGAGACCCTTGTGCGCGTTGATCTCACCCGGATGCAGCACCCGCGCGCGCACCTTGGGAGGTGTGACCTCCATCGCCATGAGCTCGATGAGGCCGTCGTCGATGAGGATCCGGTCACCGACGTGGACGTCGGTAGCCAGGAGATCGTACGTGATCGGGATCTCGCCGGCGGAAGTCTCCTGACCTTCCGGAACGAGAACGACATCCTGGCCTTGAGTCACCGTTCGCGGAGCAGTGAGGTCTCCCACGCGAATTCGCGGCCCCTGCAGATCGCCGATGATCGCGACCGGCACCTCCATCGACTTGGCCAGGCGTCGGACCATCGCGATCATGTCGGCGTGCTGATCATGCGTGGCGTGCGAAAAATTGAGGCGGGCCACGTTCATGCCCGCCTCGATCAGCCCCTGCACCGTCTCCTCGGTCGAGCTCGCCGGCCCGAGCGTGCAGACGATCTTCGTGCGCGGTATGTAGACGGCAGTCACTTCGAAGTCGGCACCAGCGCGCTCATTTTCCTTGCGATCCCCGCGGTGAGCGAATCGAACGACTTCTGGAAGCTCGCAAGACCTTCACGAAGCAGCGTATCGGTCACATCCTTCATCGAGATGCCGACGGCTTCGACCTCGCGCAGGAGACCTTCTGCTGCCCCCAGCCGCTTGTCGACACTGCGCTCGACGACTCCATGGTCGCGGAACGCGTCGATCAGCTTCGGCGGCATGGTGTTGACGGTGTTCGGTCCAATCAGATCCTCGACGTAGATGACGTCGCGATACTCCGGGTTTTTCACCCCTGTGCTTGCCCACAGCGGCTGCTGAACCCGCCCACCTTTCTCGGCCAGAGTCTTCCACCGCTCCTCGGCGAATCGCTCCGTGAAGAG from Gemmatimonadaceae bacterium includes the following:
- a CDS encoding class II fructose-bisphosphate aldolase → MIEQIQIMDGAVTVTDGTISIDDESAIASPAMDRLAYAAVFGDQDSRDNARWLIWEIGQSVGVVPSSIHDLYIARGRGEAGGFTVPAINVRGMSYDTARSIFRTANKLQAGAFICEIARSEIAYTGQRPPEYVAVILAAALREGFRGPVFIQGDHFQVSVKKFATDPGGEVNAVKQLAQEAVAAGFYNIDIDTSTLVDLSKPDLDQQQKTNYEQAADIATFIRDLQPEGMTISLGGEIGEVGTENSTVEELHAYMDGFNRTLKKLAPHAPGLSKISVQSGTTHGGVVLADGTIADVQIDFGTLELLSTVARERYGLAGAVQHGASTLPDAAFHNFPRTETAEIHLATNFQTMLYDQLPAELRDEIYAWLGENAKDERKPADSDEQFYYKTRKKALGPFKRRFWDLPAEAKRTLAEAYDRKFEFLFTQLAVGGTKDIVSRFVTPVIQHKPQPHEDIAVVAAAPDDADLSD
- a CDS encoding glucose-6-phosphate isomerase, translating into MTIRIEYSNMIGEAVGGIPESEWQESAAHFADAYTGFARLRSSGTVGFVDIATDSALRDQPLEFAERARGRYDDVVILGIGGSALGPIALRTALRPSGWNMLSTEARGGFPRLQVLDNVDPETIAALLERLDLSRTLFIVTSKSGGTAETMSQYMIVDDRITQAGLPPAGHFVFVTDPAQGALRPLAAQRGIPALDIPANVGGRFSVLTPVGTLPAALIGIDISALLAGAKEMADRCAAVELMRNPAGIYAVLQWLSDTRHGKAISVLMPYSDPLRDFAAWFVQLWAESLGKHTSSGGSVGSTPLAALGATDQHSQVQLFMEGPKNKTVTFITVADRAVDLEIPRTFADVKELGYLGGHSLGELIDVEQRATAGALAKRGRPNLTIHVDKVDAHHVGGLMMLFEVATAFAGELYGIDAFNQPGVELGKQFAYALLGRPGADAAKREWESLPKPDPRWSV
- a CDS encoding MBL fold metallo-hydrolase encodes the protein MKLTFLGTGTSFGVPQIGCRCPVCHSPDPRDKRSRVGAVVETDQGARLLLDTPPELRMQLITAGIDRVDAVLFTHDHADHTHGLDDIRSISNRRDAPLDMYGPADSLARLARRFAYIFDESVRALPGTSKPEGRAIPLADRERVRIADVDVVPVALPHGPVPVFGYRIGPLAYVTDAKAIPSDAIAVFTGARVLVINALFRTGHPTHLSIPEAVEAAKSIGAERTYLTHLTHDNFHADLEAELPRGITPAFDGLTVRID
- the pyk gene encoding pyruvate kinase, which produces MTAVYIPRTKIVCTLGPASSTEETVQGLIEAGMNVARLNFSHATHDQHADMIAMVRRLAKSMEVPVAIIGDLQGPRIRVGDLTAPRTVTQGQDVVLVPEGQETSAGEIPITYDLLATDVHVGDRILIDDGLIELMAMEVTPPKVRARVLHPGEINAHKGLNLPGVQVSAPSITEKDEADIRFAIDQSLDYLALSFVRRARDIDELRAMVPKELLIIAKIEKDVALANIESILQTADGVMVARGDLGVELPFEEVPGAQKRIISLANRMGRPVITATQMLESMVEHPRPTRAEASDVANAILDGTDAVMLSAETAAGAYPRLAVEAMTRIIAEVEKHPPPKTRARAQPSTAVDVVPTEVAIAAATSAAVDMLGAPLVVVFTKSGFSARVVASHRPGVSILVLTDQARTYRQLSLVWGVIPVLVPHCDSYDEMMQRAKQAVVERQLATPGDRIIVTAGVPFDMPGTTNLLKVETI